The following coding sequences lie in one Primulina huaijiensis isolate GDHJ02 chromosome 2, ASM1229523v2, whole genome shotgun sequence genomic window:
- the LOC140960506 gene encoding uncharacterized protein: MSMHGKTDSEVTSLAASSPNLAVYYVQSPSRDSHDGEKTTNSFHSTPILSPMGSPGRHSRDSSSTRYSGSLKPGSQKSSNGSRRNHHRKPEKDFDAIEEEGFLDEEGGRRGGVSRRCYMVAFVLGFFVLFSFFALILWGASRNQKPVVTMKSIFFDDFMIHAGSDSAGVGTEMVTMNSTVKLIFRNTGTFFGIHVSPSPLDLFFSELSLASGAINGFYQSRKSQRTIAVILMGNHIPLYGGGSNLSSKEGRPAAPVTLALNFTVRARAYVLGRLVKPKFHKTVHCSVVLDQNKMNVAIPLKNSCTFN, encoded by the exons ATGTCAATGCATGGGAAAACCGATTCCGAGGTGACCAGCCTCGCCGCATCCTCGCCGAATCTGGCTGTGTACTACGTGCAGAGCCCATCGAGGGACTCCCACGATGGAGAGAAAACGACCAACTCATTCCACTCAACGCCGATCCTCAGCCCGATGGGATCTCCGGGTCGCCACTCCCGGGACTCGTCGTCGACTCGGTACTCTGGTTCGCTTAAACCAGGCTCACAGAAATCTAGTAACGGGTCTCGGCGGAACCACCACCGCAAGCCGGAGAAGGATTTTGACGCGATCGAAGAGGAGGGTTTTCTGGATGAGGAAGGCGGCCGTAGAGGAGGAGTGTCACGACGGTGCTATATGGTGGCATTCGTTCTCGGGTTTTTTGTGCTGTTTTCCTTCTTTGCTTTGATCTTGTGGGGTGCCAGCAGGAATCAGAAACCTGTCGTTACTATGAAG AGCATATTTTTTGATGACTTCATGATCCATGCCGGCTCGGATTCCGCCGGCGTTGGAACTGAAATGGTGACCATGAATTCTACGGTAAAGTTGATATTTCGAAACACGGGTACATTCTTCGGCATTCATGTGTCACCCTCGCCATTGGATCTTTTCTTTTCCGAACTCTCGCTGGCGAGTGGGGCG ATTAATGGATTTTATCAATCAAGGAAAAGCCAAAGAACGATAGCGGTAATTTTAATGGGGAATCACATTCCCTTGTACGGCGGAGGTTCTAATTTGAGTAGTAAAGAAGGCAGACCGGCGGCACCAGTGACACTAGCACTGAATTTCACGGTTCGGGCAAGGGCTTATGTATTGGGCCGACTGGTTAAGCCCAAGTTCCACAAAACAGTCCATTGTTCCGTAGTTCTAGACCAAAATAAAATGAATGTGGCCATTCCTTTGAAGAACTCATGTACGTTCAATTAA
- the LOC140970868 gene encoding mitogen-activated protein kinase kinase kinase 20-like: MDMDWVRGEKLGHGSFATVNLGVPRSQSSQFPPLMAVKSCGISHSCSLMNEKFILDDLKDCPQIIRCFGGSFSCENGERLYNLLLEYAPGGTLADKVKNSDDQRLPESEVRGYTKALLRGLHYIHKFGYVHCDLKLQNILLCPNGGVKIADFGLSKRTGKGISPGCEFRGTPMYMSPETVTGGEQGAPADVWALGCVVAEMVTGNPVWRCSNLAAVLMRIGVGEEVPEIPGILSEEGKDFLGKCFVKDPSYRWTAEMLLNHPFVCDVEYFDDVADSLKGRQESKTTVSPSPRCPFDFHDWESPAACSITSLPTPEYSPQPALYFSDLTPPTPLEWLGELMTHQSPDWSVSDDWITIR, from the coding sequence ATGGACATGGATTGGGTTCGCGGTGAGAAATTGGGTCATGGAAGCTTCGCTACGGTGAATTTAGGAGTGCCCAGAAGCCAGAGTTCTCAGTTTCCTCCGCTGATGGCGGTGAAATCATGTGGAATTTCACATTCTTGTTCACTGATGAACGAGAAGTTTATTTTGGATGATCTTAAAGATTGCCCACAAATTATCAGATGCTTCGGAGGCAGTTTTTCTTGTGAAAATGGCGAGAGATTGTACAATCTGTTGTTGGAGTACGCTCCAGGAGGCACGCTTGCTGATAAAGTGAAGAATTCCGATGATCAGAGGCTGCCGGAATCCGAAGTTCGGGGATACACGAAAGCTTTGCTGAGAGGTCTTCACTATATTCACAAGTTTGGTTATGTTCACTGTGATTTAAAGCTTCAAAACATTCTCTTGTGCCCGAACGGCGGCGTAAAGATTGCGGATTTCGGTCTATCGAAGAGGACCGGGAAAGGGATCTCTCCTGGATGCGAATTCAGAGGTACCCCAATGTACATGTCGCCGGAGACTGTCACAGGCGGAGAACAGGGGGCTCCTGCGGATGTGTGGGCACTGGGGTGTGTCGTAGCGGAGATGGTAACCGGGAATCCGGTGTGGCGGTGTTCCAACTTGGCGGCGGTGCTTATGAGAATCGGCGTCGGCGAAGAGGTGCCGGAGATTCCAGGAATATTATCGGAAGAAGGAAAAGATTTTCTCGGAAAATGCTTCGTGAAGGATCCGAGCTATAGATGGACGGCTGAGATGCTCCTAAATCACCCTTTCGTCTGCGATGTTGAATATTTTGATGACGTGGCAGATTCGCTGAAAGGCAGGCAAGAAAGTAAAACTACCGTATCACCCTCTCCAAGATGCCCTTTCGATTTCCATGATTGGGAATCACCTGCGGCGTGTTCAATTACATCTTTACCCACACCGGAATATTCTCCACAGCCGGCCCTTTACTTCTCCGATTTGACACCACCTACCCCGTTGGAGTGGCTGGGGGAGCTAATGACACATCAAAGTCCCGATTGGTCTGTCTCAGATGATTGGATCACCATCAGGTGA
- the LOC140970869 gene encoding uncharacterized protein, translating to MKNPKSFRNSGAYTSPGTPEYGDSNVGGTPKSWHSERVPLPTNGNRSHISAAALMPFNSGRALPSKWDDAERWITSPISGNAACKTSYAQPQRRQKSKSGPQDLGYFSNYSPIVPVLEGGSVRNYISNSPLSTGVLIPDGLHVHYDGGIFGKSNSLYAENSATWSSSVPGLSDLISETSVPTSQDYKLDSTKGEESSVSRTVSRRDMATQMSPEGSSHSSSKGRLSFSVLTSGVSTFLIPDRSTTAAKDEIRDVQVDRGTTMSRHSKKQRMRKMKDSVNADDLPLSWSIAEASRNTSRLQREEAKITAWENLQKAKAEAAIHKLEMNLEKKRSKSLDKILNKLRAAQMKAQAMRNLPSENHVTRTHSSRIWISFIKYLETCSFCHH from the exons ATGAAGAATCCGAAGTCATTTAGGAACTCAGGTGCCTATACAAGCCCTGGAACGCCGGAATATGGTGATAGTAATGTGGGAGGAACCCCTAAAAGTTGGCATTCAGAGCGAGTACCATTGCCAACAAATGGTAACAGGAGTCATATTAGTGCTGCGGCTTTGATGCCCTTTAATAGTGGGCGTGCTTTGCCTTCGAAATGGGATGACGCTGAGAGATGGATTACTAGCCCAATTTCTGGTAATGCTGCTTGCAAAACCTCATATGCGCAGCCTCAAAGGAGACAAAAATCGAAGAGTGGACCTCAGGATCTTGGTTACTTCTCGAACTATTCTCCCATTGTGCCTGTGCTTGAAGGTGGGAGTGTGAGGAATTATATATCGAATTCGCCACTTTCAACTGGAGTGCTGATCCCAGATGGGTTGCATGTTCATTATGATGGTGGGATTTTCGGAAAATCAAATTCTTTGTACGCAGAAAATAGTGCGACTTGGAGTAGTAGCGTGCCTGGCTTGTCAGATTTGATTAGTGAAACTTCAGTACCAACTTCTCAAG ATTATAAACTTGACAGCACCAAGGGTGAAGAATCGTCGGTTTCACGGACTGTTTCACGAAGGGATATGGCAACTCAAATGAGCCCAGAGGGAAGTTCTCATTCATCTTCCAAGGGGCGGTTGTCTTTCTCTGTCTTGACTTCTGGAGTCTCTACTTTCTTGATTCCGGATAGGAGTACTACTGCAGCTAAAGATGAAATCAGGGATGTTCAGGTGGACAGAGGCACGACCATGTCGAGGCACTCAAAAAAacaaagaatgagaaaaatgaaggaCTCGGTCAATGCTGATGACTTGCCTTTGTCTTGGAGTATTGCGGAGGCGTCAAGAAACACATCAAG ATTGCAAAGAGAGGAAGCCAAGATCACAGCTTGGGAGAACTTGCAAAAGGCAAAAGCAGAGGCAGCTATTCACAAACTCGAG ATGAATCTTGAAAAGAAGAGATCAAAATCGTTGGACAAAATCTTGAACAAACTCAGAGCTGCACAGATGAAAGCTCAAGCTATGAGAAATTTGCCCTCGGAAAATCACGTGACAAGAACTCACTCGTCTCGTATATGGATTTCCTTCATTAAATATTTGGAGACATGCTCTTTTTGCCATCACTGA
- the LOC140970870 gene encoding red chlorophyll catabolite reductase encodes MSLTKNAIAHMATILNSCYQFTPPCSTSTSRSYPARSRVSCSAASMSSSNELRAKFMEFPYVSGPHRDLMVELVSSVENRVGSLLQPCTLPPEVQHFRNPTSTALASLYIRSGVFSSQIDFMLGAWIHCKLPSGGALNITSLSAYLRPATDAPHFLMELIQNSPTSLVLILDLTPRKDLIAYPDYLKTYYEDPQLEKHRQRLQMLPEVSPYFSPSLYIRAVVSPTAIMVSIDAGTSESASIEGIIQDHISPIAKELLEFWLDTCACLEKSVGELEKVYLAERDGIIKNKTIEIDLGSSFPRLFGQEVANRVLNVLKGYYNA; translated from the exons ATGTCACTAACGAAGAACGCGATTGCTCATATGGCTACAATCTTAAACTCTTGTTACCAATTCACTCCACCTTGTTCAACTTCAACTTCTCGATCATATCCCGCGAGATCCCGAGTTTCCTGTTCCGCCGCATCCATGAGTTCCAGCAATGAGCTCAGAGCGAAGTTCATGGAGTTCCCTTACGTTTCTGGCCCGCACAGAGACCTAATGGTGGAGTTGGTATCGTCTGTTGAGAACCGGGTCGGATCCTTGCTCCAACCTTGTACTCTCCCGCCCGAAGTTCAACATTTTCGGAATCCAACTTCCACTGCCCTGGCTTCTCTCTACATCAGATCCGGCGTCTTTTCGTCCCAG ATCGACTTCATGTTGGGGGCTTGGATTCACTGCAAGTTACCATCTGGTGGAGCCTTGAACATAACCAGCCTCTCGGCCTATCTAAGACCCGCGACCGATGCGCCTCACTTCTTGATGGAACTCATCCAAAACAGTCCTACGTCCCTTGTGCTCATTCTCGATCTCACTCCAAGAAAAGACCTGATCGCGTATCCAGACTACCTCAAAACATACTATGAAGATCCTCAGTTGGAAAAACACAGACAGCGTCTCCAAATGCTTCCCGAGGTAAGCCCATACTTCTCCCCGTCTCTATATATTCGAGCTGTTGTTTCCCCAACTGCTATCATGGTTTCCATAGACGCGGGGACGAGTGAATCAGCGAGCATTGAAGGGATAATTCAGGATCACATCAGTCCAATTGCGAAAGAGTTGTtggagttttggttggatacaTGTGCTTGTTTGGAGAAAAGTGTGGGAGAGTTGGAGAAGGTGTATTTAGCTGAAAGGGATggtataatcaagaataaaactaTCGAGATTGATTTGGGATCGAGTTTTCCTAGGTTGTTTGGGCAAGAAGTAGCAAACCGAGTGCTGAATGTTTTAAAGGGATATTACAATGCTTAG
- the LOC140970871 gene encoding single myb histone 1-like isoform X1: MGAPKQRWTSEEEAALKAGIKKYGVGKWSTILKDQDFSSALRSRSNVDLKDKWRNLNCMANGMGSRHRVKVSHKSSQATNKHGGDAAVHEMVVEKDSEEVDLTHVAESIETSYDAGSERQDSRLNDLILEAVTKLKEPRGSSQHAIARYIELRHAAPPDLERTLATNLKLLTEKGHLIKVKNQYRITPKSTSSEVGKDNFHTMLPNGTKNSLSEAENSGVIILTKARIDAELEQMKSMTAEEAAVAAARAVAEAEAAIAEAEAAAREAEEAEAEAEAARCFADAANLRGPSPIGVIHCWLRNFMALMISCKLYNIRDDNHPSMYVTLGV, encoded by the exons ATGGGTGCTCCTAAACAGAGGTGGACATCAGAAGAAGAAGCTGCTCTTAAAGCTGGCATTAAAAAGTATGGAGTGGGAAAATGGAGTACCATACTTAAAGACCAAGATTTCAGCTCAGCCCTGAGGTCACGTTCGAATGTGGACCTTAAG GATAAATGGAGAAACTTAAATTGCATGGCAAATGGTATGGGTTCACGGCATAGGGTTAAGGTTTCACATAAAAGTAGTCAGGCCACCAACAAGCATGGTGGAGATGCTGCAGTTCATGAAATGGTCGTTGAGAAGGATTCAGAAGAAGTCGATTTAACGCATGTTGCAGAATCTATTGAAACTTCCTATGATGCTGGCTCGGAAAGACAAGATTCGAG GCTGAATGATCTTATATTGGAGGCTGTAACAAAGTTAAAGGAACCTCGAGGATCTAGTCAGCATGCAATCGCTAGATACATCGAG TTGCGTCATGCTGCACCTCCGGATTTGGAGCGGACTTTGGCCACAAATTTGAAGCTTTTGACTGAAAAAGGACATTTAATTAAG GTGAAGAATCAGTATAGAATTACACCAAAATCAACATCTTCTGAAGTGGGGAAAGACAACTTCCACACTATGCTACCTAATGGAACAAAGAATAGTCTTTCAGAAGCAGAGAATAGTGGTGTGATTATTCTGACCAAAGCCCGGATCGATGCGGAGTTAGAGCAGATGAAGAGCATGACTGCAGAAGAAGCTGCTGTGGCCGCTGCACGAGCAGTTGCAGAGGCTGAAGCTGCAATTGCTGAAGCTGAGGCGGCAGCAAGGGAAGCTGAGGAGGCCGAGGCTGAAGCAGAGGCAGCACGTTGTTTTGCTGATGCGGCG AATCTCAGGGGTCCGTCTCCAATTGGAGTGATTCATTGTTGGTTAAGGAATTTCATGGCTCTTATGATCTCTTGTAAGCTGTATAATATACGCGACGATAATCACCCAAGCATGTATGTAACTTTAGGAGTATGA
- the LOC140970871 gene encoding single myb histone 1-like isoform X2 yields the protein MGAPKQRWTSEEEAALKAGIKKYGVGKWSTILKDQDFSSALRSRSNVDLKDKWRNLNCMANGMGSRHRVKVSHKSSQATNKHGGDAAVHEMVVEKDSEEVDLTHVAESIETSYDAGSERQDSRLNDLILEAVTKLKEPRGSSQHAIARYIELRHAAPPDLERTLATNLKLLTEKGHLIKVKNQYRITPKSTSSEVGKDNFHTMLPNGTKNSLSEAENSGVIILTKARIDAELEQMKSMTAEEAAVAAARAVAEAEAAIAEAEAAAREAEEAEAEAEAARCFADAAVKTLNCKTIRV from the exons ATGGGTGCTCCTAAACAGAGGTGGACATCAGAAGAAGAAGCTGCTCTTAAAGCTGGCATTAAAAAGTATGGAGTGGGAAAATGGAGTACCATACTTAAAGACCAAGATTTCAGCTCAGCCCTGAGGTCACGTTCGAATGTGGACCTTAAG GATAAATGGAGAAACTTAAATTGCATGGCAAATGGTATGGGTTCACGGCATAGGGTTAAGGTTTCACATAAAAGTAGTCAGGCCACCAACAAGCATGGTGGAGATGCTGCAGTTCATGAAATGGTCGTTGAGAAGGATTCAGAAGAAGTCGATTTAACGCATGTTGCAGAATCTATTGAAACTTCCTATGATGCTGGCTCGGAAAGACAAGATTCGAG GCTGAATGATCTTATATTGGAGGCTGTAACAAAGTTAAAGGAACCTCGAGGATCTAGTCAGCATGCAATCGCTAGATACATCGAG TTGCGTCATGCTGCACCTCCGGATTTGGAGCGGACTTTGGCCACAAATTTGAAGCTTTTGACTGAAAAAGGACATTTAATTAAG GTGAAGAATCAGTATAGAATTACACCAAAATCAACATCTTCTGAAGTGGGGAAAGACAACTTCCACACTATGCTACCTAATGGAACAAAGAATAGTCTTTCAGAAGCAGAGAATAGTGGTGTGATTATTCTGACCAAAGCCCGGATCGATGCGGAGTTAGAGCAGATGAAGAGCATGACTGCAGAAGAAGCTGCTGTGGCCGCTGCACGAGCAGTTGCAGAGGCTGAAGCTGCAATTGCTGAAGCTGAGGCGGCAGCAAGGGAAGCTGAGGAGGCCGAGGCTGAAGCAGAGGCAGCACGTTGTTTTGCTGATGCGGCGGTGAAGACTCTGAActgtaaaaccatacgagtctG A
- the LOC140970872 gene encoding NADH dehydrogenase [ubiquinone] iron-sulfur protein 4, mitochondrial-like: MASSLQRMRHSLSVNSNRLVISPFSRVFSTDDSLVEIKPGEIGVVSGIPEEHLRRKVLIFSPARTATQQGSGKLGRWKINFLSTQKWENPLMGWTSTGDPYSHVGDSALSFDSQEAAIAFAERHGWEYTVKKRQTPLLKVKTYADNFKWKGPPTTDVN; the protein is encoded by the exons ATGGCGAGCTCACTGCAACGGATGCGGCATTCACTTTCTGTGAATTCAAATCGGCTGGTGATTTCTCCATTTTCGAGGGTTTTCTCCACGGATGATTCGTTGGTTGAAATCAAACCTGGAGAGATCGGTGTCGTCTCTGGTATTCCTGAAGAGCACCTCCGTCGTAAG GTTCTGATTTTCTCACCTGCTCGAACTGCTACACAACAAGGTTCTGGAAAACTTGGGAGGTGGAAGATTAATTTTTTGTCCACTCAGAA ATGGGAAAATCCATTGATGGGTTGGACATCCACAGGGGACCCATACTCACATGTTGGTGATTCTGCTTTAAGTTTTGACAGTCAAGAAGCTGCAATAGCCTTTGCTGAGAGGCATGGTTGGGAATACACG GTTAAGAAGCGCCAGACACCGCTATTGAAG GTGAAAACTTATGCTGACAATTTCAAATGGAAGGGCCCTCCGACGACAGATGTGAACTAA
- the LOC140970873 gene encoding ACT domain-containing protein ACR1-like: MDITYKPYIDPEFESLIERINPPRVCIDNDTFPDCTLVKVDSANKQGMLLDMVQVLTDLDLIISKSYISSDGGWLMDVFHVIDQQGNKVTEQSLLSYIQEGICTNRRTSKGVKQNTGLEEASQEALTGRMVLEMTGIDRPGLMSEMSAVLAGLGCHISNAVAWTHNRRVACIIYVDDSSDHGPITDHCRVAHVQAQLENVVEAHHYKDEPRSLRLCPPAASQTHRERRLHQIMAAEGDYEESCSCCGGTNDDIYGYEKWREGQSKRCNRTHVQIENCRKMGYSLVSVRSKDRPKLLFDTLCALMDLQYVVSHAAINSEGSFAIQEYYLRHKNGGTLDSEGEKRMVIRCLIAATERRASHGLRLEIRTKNRTGLLSDVSRIFRENGLSITRAEIGIRGEKAIGTFYVKDVYDDDVSPRTLEIVRREIGGTIIVGNNSPSGASPEASFSGMRGSSSGGGIEEGPRLSFGSLLWAQLERISNNFRPIKS; encoded by the exons ATGGATATAACTTACAAGCCATACATTGACCCGGAATTCGAATCACTCATTGAAAGAATCAATCCCCCGAG GGTCTGTATTGACAACGACACGTTTCCGGATTGCACTCTTGTAAAG GTTGATAGTGCTAACAAGCAGGGGATGTTGTTGGACATGGTCCAAGTTCTAACAGATCTCGACCTCATCATTTCAAAATCTTACATTTCCTCTGATGGTGGTTGGTTAATGGATG TCTTCCACGTGATTGATCAACAAGGAAACAAAGTTACTGAACAAAGCCTCCTAAGTTACATCCAAGAG GGGATATGCACAAATAGGAGGACTTCTAAAGGAGTTAAACAAAACACCGGGCTAGAAGAAGCGAGCCAAGAAGCGTTGACAGGAAGAATGGTACTTGAGATGACAGGAATAGATAGGCCAGGTTTAATGTCTGAGATGTCGGCTGTATTAGCTGGGCTGGGATGCCACATCTCTAATGCTGTAGCATGGACCCACAATAGACGAGTGGCATGCATCATCTATGTGGACGATAGCTCAGACCACGGGCCAATAACAGACCATTGTCGAGTTGCCCATGTCCAGGCTCAACTTGAAAATGTGGTGGAAGCCCACCATTATAAGGACGAGCCTCGAAGCCTGAGGTTATGTCCCCCGGCAGCCAGCCAGACACACAGGGAAAGGCGCCTCCACCAAATAATGGCCGCTGAGGGTGATTACGAGGAATCATGTTCTTGTTGTGGTGGCACTAATGATGACATTTATGGGTACGAAAAGTGGCGAGAAGGGCAGAGTAAGAGATGCAACCGTACACATGTTCAGATTGAAAATTGTAGAAAGATGGGATATTCTTTGGTTTCAGTGAGGAGTAAAGATAGACCAAAGTTATTGTTCGATACGTTATGTGCTTTGATGGACCTGCAGTATGTTGTTTCTCACGCTGCAATTAACTCCGAAGGATCGTTTGCTATCCAG GAGTACTATCTAAGGCACAAAAATGGAGGCACTCTGGATTCTGAAGGTGAGAAGCGTATGGTCATCCGGTGTTTGATTGCTGCAACGGAGAGAAGAGCATCTCAT GGATTGAGACTAGAAATCCGTACCAAAAACAGGACAGGGCTGTTATCAGATGTCAGTCGAATTTTCAGAGAGAACGGTTTATCCATAACGAGGGCAGAGATTGGGATTCGTGGTGAAAAAGCAATCGGAactttttatgttaaagatGTATACGATGACGATGTGAGTCCTCGCACACTCGAGATTGTGAGACGAGAAATAGGAGGTACAATCATTGTGGGGAACAACTCTCCATCGGGTGCATCTCCAGAGGCAAGTTTTTCGGGAATGAGAGGAAGCAGTAGCGGCGGCGGGATTGAAGAGGGCCCGAGGCTTTCGTTCGGGAGCTTACTGTGGGCGCAGCTGGAGCGTATTTCCAATAATTTCAGACCCATAAAGTCTTGA